A stretch of the Bradyrhizobium arachidis genome encodes the following:
- a CDS encoding GMC family oxidoreductase, protein MPKRLEGEFDYIVVGAGTAGCILANRLSADPKNRVLILEAGGDDNWIWFHIPVGYLFAIGNPRSDWMFKTEAEPGLNGRSLAYPRGKVIGGCSAINAMISMRGQAADYDHWRQLGMTGWGYDDVLPVFKRLEDHFLGASEHHGVGGGWRIEAPRLSWTVLDAVGDAAEEMGIKRIPDFNTGDNEGTSYFHVNQKRGRRWSSARGFLKPVLNRPNLRLEKNVLVDRLIIEQGRAVGVRFKQGAETIEARTKGEVILSAGAIGSVQVLHRSGIGPAEWLTQLGIDLVMDKPGIGRNLQDHLQQRAIYKVEGVRTLNETYYNLFRRGLMGLDYAFRRRGPLTMAPSQLGIFTRSDATRSRANIQFHVQPLSLDKFGDPLHRFPAITVSACNLQPTSRGAVRLRSAAPDEKPIIAPNYLSTDDDRQVAADAIRTTRRLMQQKALAKYRPSEYLPGPSVGDDDASLAKAAGDIGTTIFHPVGTAKMGAVNDPMAVVDERLRFYDLGGLRIVDASIMPTITSGNTNTPTAMIAEKGAAMILDDAK, encoded by the coding sequence ATGCCAAAGCGGCTTGAGGGTGAGTTTGACTATATCGTGGTCGGAGCCGGCACGGCCGGCTGCATCCTCGCCAACCGGCTGTCGGCCGATCCGAAGAACCGCGTGCTGATCCTGGAAGCCGGCGGCGACGACAACTGGATCTGGTTCCACATCCCCGTCGGCTATCTCTTCGCCATCGGCAATCCGCGCTCGGACTGGATGTTCAAGACCGAGGCCGAGCCCGGCTTGAACGGCCGATCGCTCGCCTATCCCCGCGGCAAGGTGATCGGCGGCTGCTCCGCGATCAACGCCATGATCTCGATGCGCGGACAGGCCGCCGACTACGACCATTGGCGCCAGCTCGGCATGACCGGCTGGGGCTATGACGACGTGCTTCCGGTGTTCAAGCGGCTGGAGGATCATTTCCTCGGGGCCAGCGAGCATCACGGCGTCGGCGGCGGCTGGCGCATCGAGGCGCCGCGGCTGTCCTGGACCGTGCTCGATGCCGTCGGCGACGCCGCCGAGGAGATGGGCATCAAGCGCATTCCCGATTTCAACACCGGCGATAACGAAGGCACCAGCTATTTTCACGTCAACCAGAAGCGCGGCCGGCGCTGGTCGTCGGCGCGCGGTTTTCTCAAGCCGGTGCTCAACCGGCCAAACCTGCGGCTCGAAAAGAACGTGCTGGTCGATCGTCTTATCATCGAGCAGGGCCGCGCCGTCGGCGTGCGCTTCAAGCAAGGGGCTGAAACCATCGAGGCCCGCACCAAGGGCGAGGTGATCCTGTCAGCCGGCGCGATCGGCTCAGTGCAGGTGCTGCATCGCTCCGGCATCGGCCCCGCCGAATGGCTCACCCAGCTCGGCATCGACCTCGTGATGGACAAGCCCGGTATCGGCCGCAACTTGCAGGACCATCTCCAGCAGCGCGCGATCTACAAGGTCGAGGGCGTGCGGACGCTGAACGAGACCTATTACAACCTGTTCCGCCGCGGGTTGATGGGTCTCGACTACGCCTTCCGCCGCCGCGGTCCCCTGACCATGGCGCCCTCGCAGCTCGGCATCTTCACGCGCTCCGATGCGACGCGATCGCGCGCGAACATCCAGTTCCACGTGCAGCCGCTCTCGCTCGACAAGTTCGGCGATCCCCTGCACCGCTTCCCCGCCATCACCGTCAGCGCCTGCAATCTGCAACCTACCTCGCGTGGCGCCGTGCGCCTGCGCTCGGCCGCGCCTGACGAGAAGCCGATCATCGCGCCGAATTATCTGTCGACAGATGACGACCGCCAGGTCGCAGCCGACGCGATCCGCACCACGCGCCGCCTGATGCAGCAGAAGGCGCTGGCAAAGTATCGGCCGAGCGAATATCTGCCCGGCCCTTCCGTCGGCGACGATGACGCTTCGCTCGCCAAGGCCGCCGGCGATATCGGCACCACCATCTTCCATCCCGTCGGCACCGCGAAGATGGGCGCGGTGAACGATCCCATGGCGGTCGTGGACGAACGCCTGCGCTTCTACGACCTCGGCGGCCTGCGCATCGTCGACGCCTCGATCATGCCGACCATCACATCGGGCAATACCAACACACCGACCGCGATGATCGCCGAGAAGGGCGCGGCGATGATCTTGGATGATGCGAAGTAG
- a CDS encoding metallophosphoesterase produces MSGHDHGDDGLSRRKVLECMTWAGTGVLWTVTGGVPRSLGIIDSAQAATAPGMTFLQISDSHVGFDKPANPNALGTLEEAVNKINAMPEKPSFMIHTGDITHLSKAAEFDNAERIISQTKLDVHYVPGEHDFIDEEVKLYRERYGRGTKGHGWYSFDAGGVHFIGLVNVVDLKGGGLGNLGAEQLAWLEDDLRGKSKSTPVVLFAHIPLWTVYPQWGWGTEDGARALDYVKGFGSVTVLNGHIHQVMQKVEGNVTFHTARSTAFPQPAPGAAPSPGPMKVEDAKLRAMLGVASINFKQGDQRLAIIDTPLQG; encoded by the coding sequence ATGAGCGGACACGATCATGGTGACGACGGCCTGAGCCGTCGCAAGGTGCTGGAATGCATGACCTGGGCCGGCACCGGCGTGCTCTGGACCGTCACGGGCGGCGTGCCGCGCTCGCTCGGCATCATCGATTCCGCGCAGGCCGCAACCGCGCCCGGCATGACCTTCCTCCAGATCAGCGACAGCCATGTCGGCTTTGACAAGCCGGCCAATCCCAACGCACTCGGCACGCTGGAAGAAGCGGTCAACAAGATCAACGCCATGCCGGAAAAACCTTCCTTCATGATCCACACCGGCGACATCACCCATCTGTCGAAGGCTGCCGAGTTCGACAATGCCGAGCGCATCATCTCGCAGACCAAGCTCGACGTGCATTACGTGCCCGGCGAGCACGATTTCATCGACGAAGAGGTGAAGCTTTATCGCGAGCGCTACGGCCGCGGCACCAAGGGCCATGGCTGGTACTCCTTCGATGCCGGCGGCGTGCACTTCATCGGCCTCGTCAACGTCGTCGACCTCAAGGGCGGCGGGCTCGGCAATCTCGGAGCCGAGCAGCTCGCCTGGCTGGAGGACGATCTCCGCGGGAAGTCGAAATCGACGCCAGTCGTGCTGTTTGCGCACATCCCGCTCTGGACGGTCTATCCGCAATGGGGCTGGGGCACCGAGGACGGCGCGCGTGCGCTCGACTACGTGAAGGGTTTCGGCTCGGTCACCGTGCTGAACGGCCACATCCACCAGGTCATGCAGAAGGTCGAAGGTAACGTCACCTTCCACACCGCGCGCTCGACCGCGTTCCCGCAGCCGGCGCCGGGAGCAGCTCCCTCGCCCGGTCCGATGAAGGTTGAGGACGCAAAACTCCGCGCCATGCTCGGCGTTGCCAGCATCAACTTCAAGCAGGGCGACCAGCGGCTGGCGATCATCGACACGCCGCTTCAGGGTTGA
- a CDS encoding cupredoxin family copper-binding protein, translating into MTKINRRDFGLVVAAAVLLPVATARADNDMEVHIDNFVFAPAELKVKVGTTVTWTNRDDIPHTIVSAGKFRSKTLDTDDKFSFTFTSAGDYKYFCSLHPHMTGMIKVE; encoded by the coding sequence ATGACAAAAATCAATCGCCGCGACTTCGGTCTCGTTGTGGCCGCGGCCGTTCTGCTTCCGGTCGCCACCGCCCGCGCCGACAACGACATGGAGGTGCATATCGACAATTTCGTCTTCGCGCCGGCCGAGCTCAAGGTGAAGGTCGGCACCACCGTAACCTGGACCAACCGGGACGACATCCCCCACACCATCGTCTCGGCGGGCAAGTTCCGGTCCAAGACGCTCGATACCGACGACAAATTCTCGTTCACTTTCACGAGCGCCGGCGACTACAAATATTTTTGTTCGCTGCACCCGCACATGACGGGGATGATCAAGGTTGAGTAG
- a CDS encoding sigma-70 family RNA polymerase sigma factor produces MSPTSEDPDKARRFREAALPHLDDVYTLARYLLRDASDAEDAVQECYLRALRHFDTFRGEAIKPWLFAILRNVCNAEYARRANRPSAIEDAPEAAEQTPLWRESEAGPEAEVLRRRDATAIRKLIDALAEPFKETFVLREINNLSYREIADAVGAPVGTVMSRLARARAMLRAAWTAEEEQSK; encoded by the coding sequence ATGTCCCCGACGAGCGAGGATCCGGACAAGGCACGGCGCTTCCGCGAGGCGGCACTGCCGCATCTCGACGACGTCTATACGCTGGCGCGCTATCTGCTCCGCGACGCCTCCGATGCCGAGGACGCGGTGCAGGAATGCTATCTGCGCGCGCTCCGGCATTTCGACACGTTTCGCGGCGAGGCGATCAAGCCGTGGCTGTTCGCGATCCTGCGCAACGTCTGCAACGCCGAATACGCGCGCCGTGCCAACCGGCCGTCGGCGATCGAGGACGCGCCGGAGGCCGCCGAACAGACTCCATTGTGGCGCGAGAGCGAAGCAGGTCCGGAAGCGGAAGTGCTGCGTCGCCGCGATGCTACGGCAATCAGAAAGCTCATCGACGCGCTGGCCGAGCCGTTTAAGGAAACTTTTGTGCTGCGGGAGATCAACAACCTGTCCTATCGCGAAATCGCAGACGCCGTCGGTGCGCCCGTCGGCACCGTGATGTCCCGCCTCGCCCGCGCCCGCGCCATGCTGCGCGCGGCCTGGACGGCGGAAGAGGAGCAATCGAAATGA
- a CDS encoding anti-sigma factor, with protein MTCDEAKILLHALIDGELDAGHAREVEAHVATCASCASELAAYRDMKRVLADTNLRYTAPAQLRARIEASLPPQAQQPNRRAVLRGFAMGSAVSALAATGLVAIVLRQDDQQRILSEMVSAHLRSLQAGHLTDVISTDQHTVKPWFNGKLDVAPPVIDLTAQGFTLVGGRLDYIDARALGAVVYRRRQHVINLFVAQTANTALRPPKTETMQGFNCRHWTNRGLNFWAVSDLGADELVEFTDKFEAAMKANVEG; from the coding sequence ATGACCTGCGACGAAGCAAAAATCCTGCTTCACGCGCTGATCGACGGCGAGCTCGACGCCGGCCACGCGCGCGAGGTCGAGGCCCATGTCGCGACTTGCGCGAGCTGCGCGTCCGAGCTTGCGGCCTATCGCGACATGAAGCGGGTGCTCGCCGACACCAATTTGCGCTACACGGCGCCCGCGCAACTGCGCGCGCGCATCGAGGCGTCGCTGCCGCCGCAGGCGCAGCAACCCAATCGCCGTGCCGTGCTGCGCGGCTTTGCCATGGGATCGGCGGTCTCGGCCCTGGCCGCCACCGGTCTCGTCGCGATCGTGCTGCGCCAGGACGACCAGCAACGCATCCTGTCGGAAATGGTGTCGGCGCATCTGCGCTCGCTCCAGGCCGGCCACCTTACCGACGTGATCTCCACCGACCAGCACACCGTCAAACCGTGGTTCAACGGCAAGCTCGACGTCGCCCCGCCTGTCATCGACCTCACCGCGCAGGGCTTTACGCTGGTCGGCGGCCGGCTCGACTACATCGACGCCCGCGCACTAGGCGCGGTGGTCTATCGCCGCCGGCAACATGTCATCAACCTGTTCGTGGCGCAGACCGCGAACACCGCGCTTCGCCCGCCGAAGACCGAAACGATGCAAGGCTTCAATTGCCGCCACTGGACCAATCGCGGTCTGAACTTCTGGGCCGTCAGCGATCTCGGCGCCGACGAACTCGTGGAGTTCACGGACAAGTTCGAGGCGGCGATGAAGGCGAATGTGGAGGGGTAG
- a CDS encoding GFA family protein gives MPVTGGCHCGAIRYEVNGDMMVHALCHCTDCRRHAGAPMVGWAMYPQEAVKVVRGEPKIYRSSEHGRRHFCADCGTGLFYVNENMMPGVIDIQSGTHDDPDAAPPMMHIQVAERLSWMERAHELPVFERYPPQE, from the coding sequence ATGCCTGTCACTGGTGGCTGTCATTGCGGTGCGATCCGCTATGAGGTGAACGGCGATATGATGGTGCACGCGCTGTGCCATTGCACCGATTGCCGTCGCCATGCCGGGGCACCGATGGTCGGCTGGGCGATGTATCCGCAGGAAGCCGTCAAGGTGGTCCGTGGCGAGCCGAAGATTTATCGATCCTCCGAGCATGGACGGCGGCATTTCTGCGCGGATTGCGGCACCGGACTTTTCTACGTCAACGAAAACATGATGCCCGGCGTCATCGACATCCAGAGCGGCACCCACGATGACCCCGATGCTGCCCCGCCCATGATGCACATCCAGGTCGCCGAGCGCCTCAGCTGGATGGAGCGGGCCCACGAATTGCCCGTTTTCGAGCGCTACCCGCCGCAGGAATAG
- the hpnO gene encoding aminobacteriohopanetriol synthase HpnO, with protein MHSPNPDLAQLFADRQTQRSALHTRYLNEQFVRVLKTIGYDVGFQKGQGQYLYDRDGARYLDLLSGFGVFGIGRNHPVMREALKSVIDADLPNLVQFDVSTLAGVLAERLLKYAPYLDKVFFANSGAETVEAAIKFARGATGRPGIVYCAHGYHGLTYGALSLTGDSNFRTGFEPLLPGCTSIPFNDLAALEKALSSREVAAFVVEPIQGKGVNMPTDEFLPGAAALCKKYGTLFVADEIQTGMGRTGRFLAVEHWNVEPDMVLLSKSLSGGHVPVGALLTRKAIFDKIFNQMDRAVVHGSTFSKNDLAMAAGIATLDIMESEKLIESAAKRGAELRLALTRMVPGYELLKEVRGKGLMIGVEFGPPKSLRLKASWNVLETANKGLFCQLITVPLFKDHKILTQVAGHGSHTIKLLPPLTITEEDCNWIEKAFDDVIAGSHKVPGAIWSLGKTLVDNAVRRSA; from the coding sequence ATGCACAGTCCAAATCCAGACTTAGCCCAGCTATTTGCGGACCGCCAGACGCAGCGCAGTGCTCTGCATACGCGATACCTGAACGAGCAGTTCGTTCGCGTTCTCAAGACGATCGGGTATGACGTCGGCTTCCAGAAAGGCCAGGGGCAGTACCTCTACGACCGCGACGGCGCGCGCTATCTCGACCTGTTGTCCGGCTTTGGCGTGTTCGGGATCGGACGCAATCATCCGGTCATGCGCGAGGCACTCAAGAGCGTCATTGATGCCGACCTGCCCAATCTCGTCCAGTTCGACGTCTCGACGCTCGCCGGCGTGCTCGCCGAGCGGCTGCTGAAATATGCGCCGTATCTCGACAAGGTGTTCTTTGCGAATTCCGGCGCGGAGACGGTCGAGGCCGCCATCAAGTTTGCGCGCGGCGCCACCGGGCGTCCCGGCATCGTCTATTGCGCGCATGGCTATCACGGCCTGACCTATGGCGCGCTGTCGCTCACTGGCGATTCGAATTTCCGCACCGGCTTCGAGCCGCTGCTGCCGGGCTGCACCTCGATCCCGTTCAACGATCTTGCCGCGCTCGAGAAGGCGCTGTCCTCACGCGAGGTCGCGGCCTTCGTCGTCGAGCCGATCCAGGGCAAGGGCGTCAACATGCCCACCGACGAATTTTTGCCGGGCGCGGCCGCGCTCTGCAAGAAGTACGGCACGCTGTTCGTCGCCGACGAGATCCAGACCGGCATGGGCCGCACCGGCCGCTTCCTCGCGGTCGAGCACTGGAACGTTGAGCCCGACATGGTCCTGTTGTCGAAGTCGCTGTCGGGCGGTCACGTGCCGGTCGGCGCGCTGCTGACGCGCAAGGCCATCTTCGACAAGATCTTTAACCAGATGGACCGTGCCGTCGTGCACGGTTCGACCTTCTCCAAGAACGATCTCGCGATGGCCGCCGGCATTGCCACGCTCGACATCATGGAGTCGGAGAAGCTGATCGAGTCGGCCGCGAAGCGCGGCGCCGAATTGCGCCTCGCGCTGACGCGCATGGTGCCGGGCTACGAGCTCCTGAAAGAGGTTCGCGGCAAGGGCCTGATGATCGGCGTCGAGTTCGGGCCGCCGAAATCGCTGCGCCTGAAGGCGTCCTGGAACGTGCTCGAGACCGCCAACAAGGGCCTGTTCTGCCAGCTCATCACCGTGCCGCTGTTCAAGGATCACAAGATCCTCACCCAAGTGGCCGGTCACGGCAGCCACACTATCAAGCTGCTGCCGCCGCTCACCATCACCGAAGAAGACTGCAACTGGATCGAAAAGGCGTTCGACGACGTCATCGCCGGCAGTCACAAGGTCCCCGGTGCGATCTGGTCGCTCGGCAAGACGCTGGTTGATAACGCGGTGCGGCGGTCGGCGTAA